TCCTCCGAAGGCTGGCTCTTCTGCGCGCTTGGGGGCGACGACCCGATCTCTAACCGACCTCGCCCACCATGCGAACACACCGACGCGCCCCGCGAACCTAAGAACCGTTTAGCAGAACGGAGCAGGACCTCGTTCTCGGAGAGCTTCCCCCGTGGCAACCCTTGCGGAAAGTTCGTGCGACGAGCAGCCAGCAATTTCCTCTTGACATTGTAACAAGAATGAGCGTAAACTAAAGCAGCGGGTCGCCTCGGCCTGGCAAGCACGGGGGCGGCCCGCTGCGCGAGCTTCCTCCCGCCCTGTCCGGGTACGGGCGGGGGCGCTTTTCGTTTCCTTTGACGTTCTGAGAGGACGTTCGGTTTCATGGTTTTTGGGGATCAGTTCGGGTGTACCCCGGGAGGTGAGGAGCCGTGAGAAGAGCCGGAACAATTGCTGCAGGTGTGGTCCTGCTTTACCTGCTGACGGTCCCATGCCTGATGGCTGGGACGACGGGGAAGATTGAGGGGATTGTGCGTGATCGCCAAACCGGGGAGCCTCTGCCCGGGGTAAACGTGATCCTCGAGCAGACGACTCTTGGAGCCGCCACGGACCAGCGCGGCTACTTCTTCATCATCAACGTACCCCCCGGCATCTACAACGTGACCGCGCGAATGATCGGATACGCAACGACCACCGTGCGTGGGGTTCGGGTCACGGTTGACCTCACCACCCGGGTCAATTTTGAGCTCGAGCCCACCGTGGTGGATCTCGGGCGGGAGATCATTGTGGAGGCCGAACGCCCCCTGATTCAACCCGAGGTGACAGCCAAGCGTAATGTGTACACGGCCGAGATGATCACCAACATGCCGGTGAATACCGTGCAGGACATCATGACCCTCTCCTCTGGCATCATCCAGATGGAGGGATACCAGAACAAGATCGCGGGATTTGACGCGCGCGGTCTCGATCAGACCCACGTGCGGGGAGGACGCAGCGGCCAGATCGCGTACATGATCGACGGCGTGTACGTGGAGGATGCGATCTACGCCGGAATGGGTACGCAAGTAAACCGCGAGGCAATTGACGAGCTGACGGTAATCACCGGCGCTTTTGACGCCGAGTACGGGGAGGCCCAGTCCGCGGTGGTCAACATCGTCACCAAGGAAGGTGCTTCTCGCTTCAGCTCGATGCTCGAAGTGAACTCGGGCGAGGTCGCGGGTTGGATGGGAAGCGAGCGTGACGACCTCCGCAACGCCCATCAAGCCCTTGCCTCCGTAAGCGGCCCATTGCCATTCGTGAAGGGGCTAAGCTTCTTCCTCTCAGGAGAGCAAGCCTACCGCCGCTACGCCGTCCTCGAATACGATGAGCATACCTTCGACCCCACCCCTCTGGCCGAGGTGCTGAACAATCCCAAGGACCCGCGTTACCGCCGCATTCAGGAACAGATCGAGGCGGGAATCATCACGGAGGCGACCAGCATCGAGGATCTCAAGACGAAGACCAACAGGTATCGGTATGTCGGTGACATCCTCCGTCACTGGGCCACTGGCGCATGGAGAAGGGCGTGGTCGCTGCAGGAGGACTGGGGCTTAGACCACGTTCCCGGCACACGCGACAGCCTGGAAGGGGACGGGGTGCCCGAGCTCATCCGCTGGGACGACAAAGCAGGCTGGCGAGCGTACGGATTTTACACCAACTGGGACCTCACGGGTAAAGTGACGTGGCGCCTTTCGCCTTCCGTCAAGATTCTTGTGCCCTTCAGCTTCAACGAACGGAGGTTCCGTAACTACGACTTCTGGTACAGCTTCGGCGAGAAGGGGCGTCACATCGTTACGGATCGCACGGAACGACAGGGCATCTTTCTTACCCACCAGCTAACCCCGCGAATGTTCTACGAACTGCGTGCGTCACGTTTCTGGAAGTTCCGCAAGTACCGGGTGTACGGGATCAATGACCACGAGCTGACCCCCGGCCATGCCGACCTGTTCCAGCAGGTATTGCCTGGAGCCGACTTTGGCCCCCAGGAGTATCCTTCCCCGACCACCCACGGCGGCTTCTACGATGACCTTGTTTTCGTCCGTTACGACACCCTCCCCAATGGGCGAATCAAGCACGTCTACTACGGCTCGCCCACGCAGTACTGGACAAGGAACTACCAGCAGACCTGGCAGTTGCAGGGCGCTGTCACGTGGCAGATCCATCGCAATCATCAGGTGAAGACGGGGTTCGACTACAAGCGCCACGACCTGTGGTTCCTGGAGGTTCAGCACCCGTACATCGCTAACCCCTATCCGGAGTACTATTACACCCATCCCATTGAGGCTTCGGCCTATATTCAGGACAAGATGGAATTTCAGTCTTTTATCGTGAACGCCGGCTTGAGATGGGACTTCGCCGATTCCAAAGGACGCGCCTGGCGCGAATGGAATGATCCGACCTCGGGAGTGGTTCAAGGAAAGAAAAAGTGGCAGATCAGTCCGCGCTTAGGCATCGGCTATCCCATCACCGACCGGGCGACCTTCCACTTCGCCTACGGCCATTTCTTCCAGGTGCCCGACTATCGCGATCTGTACACGAACCAGACCCTCAACCTGAACTCCCCATTGCCCTTGTTCGGCTGGGCGAACATGGACGCTGCGCGCACGATCCAGTACGAAATCGGCGTGGACCAGCAGATCGGCGAAGACTGGAAGCTTTCGGTTGCGGCCTGGGCGAAAGAGAACAACGGTGACCCGGGAAGCTTCCGTCTCACCGGGTTTGACCCTGACAGCCTCGGCCTGTACAGCTACTCGATCATCACCAATTCCGACTTCGGGAGCTCCCGCGGGCTCGACATCGCGCTGCACAAACGGTTGAGCCATTATTACTTCATGGATGTGGAGTACACCTGGTCCGTGGCAAAGGCCAACAAGTACTACTCCTGGGCCGGCTATTGGGAGGGAGACACGGAGCAGTCCCGTCCGAAGCGGGAGTATCTGATGCCGTGGGACCGGACGCACGTGATCGACGCGGCCTTCGGTTTCGCCTTGCCGCCCGGTGGGGGGCCCAAACTGCTTGGCTGGCGTCCTTTGCAGAACATGACCTATCAGTTCATCGTCCGGGCGGGAAGTGGTTATCCCTATACACCTACGGTTGGCGGGCAGGCTCTGGAGCCCAACACGGCGCGGCGACCCTGGATGTTCACCATTGATGCGGTCTTCCGAAAGGATTTCCTCATCGGACGCAACCTGCGCGTCGGCATCTTGGCCAGGGTGTACAATTTGCTTGACCGAAAGAACGTACTGGAAGTGTACTCCGAGACCGGCAGTCCGACCGACCCAGGTCCCTATATGAGCCGAACGGCCACAAGCACATATTACGATCGTCCGCATCATTTCGGGTCCCGTCGCTTCATCGACCTTGGGCTGCGTATGGAGTTCAGGTAGACACAAGGGTGATTGGGTCCCGATGCCAAGGTTTTTCGCAGACCACCAGCGGATGCGAATGGAGGGAGAGATGAGACGAGGCTTTGTCGCCATCGTCATGGGAGTGGTTCTAACTCTTGGCTTCGTCCACCAGGGCAAGTCAGCCGA
Above is a genomic segment from candidate division KSB1 bacterium containing:
- a CDS encoding TonB-dependent receptor, with amino-acid sequence MRRAGTIAAGVVLLYLLTVPCLMAGTTGKIEGIVRDRQTGEPLPGVNVILEQTTLGAATDQRGYFFIINVPPGIYNVTARMIGYATTTVRGVRVTVDLTTRVNFELEPTVVDLGREIIVEAERPLIQPEVTAKRNVYTAEMITNMPVNTVQDIMTLSSGIIQMEGYQNKIAGFDARGLDQTHVRGGRSGQIAYMIDGVYVEDAIYAGMGTQVNREAIDELTVITGAFDAEYGEAQSAVVNIVTKEGASRFSSMLEVNSGEVAGWMGSERDDLRNAHQALASVSGPLPFVKGLSFFLSGEQAYRRYAVLEYDEHTFDPTPLAEVLNNPKDPRYRRIQEQIEAGIITEATSIEDLKTKTNRYRYVGDILRHWATGAWRRAWSLQEDWGLDHVPGTRDSLEGDGVPELIRWDDKAGWRAYGFYTNWDLTGKVTWRLSPSVKILVPFSFNERRFRNYDFWYSFGEKGRHIVTDRTERQGIFLTHQLTPRMFYELRASRFWKFRKYRVYGINDHELTPGHADLFQQVLPGADFGPQEYPSPTTHGGFYDDLVFVRYDTLPNGRIKHVYYGSPTQYWTRNYQQTWQLQGAVTWQIHRNHQVKTGFDYKRHDLWFLEVQHPYIANPYPEYYYTHPIEASAYIQDKMEFQSFIVNAGLRWDFADSKGRAWREWNDPTSGVVQGKKKWQISPRLGIGYPITDRATFHFAYGHFFQVPDYRDLYTNQTLNLNSPLPLFGWANMDAARTIQYEIGVDQQIGEDWKLSVAAWAKENNGDPGSFRLTGFDPDSLGLYSYSIITNSDFGSSRGLDIALHKRLSHYYFMDVEYTWSVAKANKYYSWAGYWEGDTEQSRPKREYLMPWDRTHVIDAAFGFALPPGGGPKLLGWRPLQNMTYQFIVRAGSGYPYTPTVGGQALEPNTARRPWMFTIDAVFRKDFLIGRNLRVGILARVYNLLDRKNVLEVYSETGSPTDPGPYMSRTATSTYYDRPHHFGSRRFIDLGLRMEFR